A section of the Marinoscillum sp. 108 genome encodes:
- a CDS encoding LamG-like jellyroll fold domain-containing protein, protein MKYGMFLISCLVSLTVSQAQQQISIPRIDQMPDWPQPYQMRDWKQVAVKYDSLVFARTSGEHMPFLSVGSAGVNYPELQPIFMDSYVGSSSHGTQREAINIIPAVIGATLVGADKTTQFGTDWVTKVRDFYNLKNEELVYLNGPSDRSGHDWWYETMPNVFFYQLYDLYPDTPGFAEHFLSVANRWADAVEAMGADIAPWKVPYMNYRAWNLKEMKPLNEGVKEPEAAGAIAWLLYQAYHQTGDQRYRHGAEAALDFLNELTNNPSYELQLPYGVLTAARMNAELGAEYDLEKMIGWCFDRGDLRGWGSIVGSWGGMDVSGLIGEANDQGNDYAFIMNGFQQAAALAPLVKYDKRYAKAMAKWILNVANASRLFYSTYLPENQQSDYDWCTTNDPDAVVAYEAIKELWQGTALYARGDSKDAGWASTNLGLYGSSHVGYLGALLAPTNVEGILTIDANITDFFVDAPFPTYLVYNPHGESKQVQIQVGDQAKDVYDAISETFILNEVTGTSEVTIGPGEVLLISYVPSGGTVEEKQGQLTANDQVLDFHYGYDFSGKLRIKALAATSDPAESGVADTIYCTVQGESVQYEWYVDDQLQTSDSAAFIWTPGATGAASIRAVVSANGRMAQDSLLLDVVALIPAYPVIDTLFADQKWYKPGDVFWVDAEVRDPKGLDLTLDWTVDHATILEQNESQIKVQAPSEGGVISITLSASNYDKQTQQTLQVLITKDAILTAPLVHLPLNGNPQDVSINQFSTSLQGGSYVAAPTAQAGEVLVLAGQSDELVIANQPALNFGDAVTISFWAYFTDFAQERFVISHGGWEQRWKVSTTTDQRLRWTINTTAGIKDLDASVILEKSKWYHFTVVYGDGAMQIFSNGELDTFVGHTGQINAAEVGVSIGKRLPGDAQYYLKGRVDEIRIYSEPVGPTQAALLPEEWYEQPPLSIRQERFHLYPNPVREGGFVNVQLGSMQHVILTDMTGKRVAELKATSTSDGTFRIDLSMIKRGVYLLYPVQATGDCYKLIIQ, encoded by the coding sequence ATGAAATACGGCATGTTCCTCATAAGCTGTTTGGTGTCACTGACCGTGAGTCAGGCGCAGCAGCAAATCAGTATACCACGCATCGATCAGATGCCCGATTGGCCGCAGCCTTATCAGATGCGGGACTGGAAGCAGGTGGCGGTCAAATACGACAGCCTGGTGTTTGCCCGGACTTCCGGGGAGCATATGCCTTTCCTCTCAGTGGGGAGTGCTGGGGTCAATTACCCCGAATTGCAGCCCATTTTCATGGATAGTTATGTAGGCTCATCCAGCCATGGAACACAGCGAGAGGCCATCAATATTATTCCTGCTGTAATAGGAGCTACTCTGGTAGGCGCAGATAAGACCACTCAGTTTGGAACGGATTGGGTCACCAAGGTGCGGGATTTTTATAACCTCAAAAACGAGGAATTGGTATACCTCAATGGCCCATCAGACCGCTCAGGCCATGACTGGTGGTATGAAACGATGCCCAATGTGTTTTTCTACCAGTTGTACGATCTGTACCCGGATACACCCGGTTTTGCTGAGCACTTTCTGTCTGTCGCCAATCGATGGGCAGACGCAGTGGAGGCCATGGGTGCGGACATTGCGCCCTGGAAAGTGCCCTATATGAACTACAGGGCCTGGAACCTAAAAGAAATGAAACCTCTCAATGAAGGGGTAAAAGAACCGGAAGCCGCCGGAGCCATTGCGTGGCTACTCTATCAGGCCTATCATCAGACCGGAGACCAGCGTTATCGACACGGAGCGGAAGCTGCCCTTGATTTTCTGAATGAACTCACGAACAACCCTTCGTATGAATTGCAGTTGCCATATGGCGTGCTCACTGCCGCCAGGATGAATGCAGAACTAGGAGCTGAATATGACCTGGAGAAGATGATCGGGTGGTGTTTTGATCGGGGCGACCTGCGTGGATGGGGTAGTATAGTGGGTTCCTGGGGTGGCATGGACGTTTCGGGACTAATCGGTGAGGCCAATGATCAGGGAAATGATTATGCCTTTATCATGAATGGATTTCAACAAGCGGCAGCCTTGGCCCCGCTGGTCAAATACGACAAGCGCTATGCCAAAGCCATGGCCAAATGGATTCTTAACGTCGCAAATGCCAGCCGACTCTTCTATTCCACTTATTTGCCTGAAAATCAGCAGTCTGATTATGACTGGTGCACCACCAACGATCCTGATGCGGTCGTTGCCTATGAGGCAATCAAAGAGCTGTGGCAGGGTACTGCACTCTATGCGCGTGGTGACTCTAAAGATGCCGGGTGGGCGTCTACCAATCTGGGCCTTTACGGATCTTCACACGTGGGCTACCTGGGTGCATTGCTGGCGCCAACCAATGTGGAGGGCATCCTGACCATTGATGCCAATATCACGGATTTCTTCGTCGACGCTCCATTTCCCACCTATTTGGTCTATAACCCTCATGGAGAAAGCAAACAGGTGCAAATACAGGTAGGGGATCAGGCAAAGGATGTCTATGATGCCATCAGTGAGACTTTTATTCTGAATGAAGTGACCGGGACCAGCGAAGTGACCATCGGGCCGGGTGAAGTGCTGCTCATCTCTTATGTACCCTCAGGCGGCACGGTGGAAGAAAAACAAGGTCAGCTAACGGCAAATGACCAGGTTTTGGATTTTCACTATGGCTATGATTTTTCGGGAAAACTTCGGATCAAAGCACTTGCAGCCACGAGCGATCCGGCAGAATCAGGGGTTGCGGATACGATCTATTGCACGGTCCAGGGCGAATCAGTGCAGTATGAGTGGTATGTGGATGATCAGCTGCAAACAAGCGATTCTGCAGCCTTTATTTGGACTCCCGGAGCGACTGGCGCGGCCAGTATTCGGGCAGTTGTAAGTGCAAATGGGAGGATGGCACAGGACAGCCTATTGCTGGACGTGGTAGCACTGATCCCGGCTTACCCAGTGATTGATACACTGTTTGCAGATCAGAAATGGTACAAACCTGGAGATGTTTTCTGGGTTGATGCTGAAGTACGCGACCCAAAAGGGCTCGATCTAACCCTGGATTGGACAGTGGACCATGCGACTATTCTGGAGCAAAATGAAAGTCAGATCAAAGTTCAGGCTCCGTCTGAGGGTGGGGTCATTTCTATCACACTCTCCGCCAGCAATTATGACAAGCAAACCCAACAGACCTTACAGGTTTTGATCACGAAGGATGCTATCCTTACTGCACCTTTGGTACACCTGCCACTCAATGGAAACCCTCAGGACGTGAGTATCAATCAATTCTCCACAAGTCTTCAAGGAGGTTCTTATGTGGCTGCACCAACAGCGCAGGCAGGAGAGGTGTTGGTACTTGCCGGCCAATCGGATGAGTTGGTTATCGCTAATCAACCAGCGTTGAATTTTGGAGATGCGGTCACCATCTCTTTTTGGGCATATTTCACTGATTTTGCACAAGAGCGATTTGTGATTTCACATGGAGGTTGGGAACAGCGGTGGAAGGTATCCACCACGACAGATCAGCGCCTGAGATGGACGATAAATACCACGGCTGGCATCAAAGATTTGGATGCCTCTGTGATCCTGGAGAAATCCAAATGGTACCATTTCACGGTGGTTTACGGGGATGGAGCCATGCAAATATTCTCCAATGGTGAGCTGGACACTTTCGTGGGCCACACCGGGCAGATCAATGCTGCTGAAGTAGGGGTTTCAATTGGTAAGCGCCTGCCAGGAGATGCACAGTATTACCTGAAAGGTCGGGTGGACGAAATAAGAATTTATAGTGAACCTGTAGGGCCAACGCAGGCAGCCTTGCTTCCAGAGGAGTGGTATGAACAACCGCCGCTCAGCATCCGACAAGAACGATTTCATTTGTATCCGAATCCTGTCAGGGAGGGTGGTTTTGTGAATGTCCAGTTAGGCTCCATGCAGCACGTGATTTTGACAGATATGACTGGAAAAAGAGTGGCTGAATTAAAGGCAACAAGTACGTCAGATGGTACCTTTCGCATCGATTTATCAATGATCAAAAGAGGTGTTTATTTATTGTATCCCGTCCAAGCCACAGGGGATTGTTACAAGCTCATCATCCAATGA